The Mesorhizobium sp. M1D.F.Ca.ET.043.01.1.1 genome contains a region encoding:
- a CDS encoding CBS domain-containing protein: MKVKDAMHKGVDWVSPETTVTELAKLMLAEDIGSIPIGENDRLIGMVTDRDIVCKGLAEDGFDSRTATARDVMTTGIHCCREDDDLAKAMRHMEELKIRRLPVINKSMRMVGILSVGDVGQSAPRELVSEYVKSVSAHH, translated from the coding sequence ATGAAAGTCAAAGACGCGATGCACAAAGGTGTCGACTGGGTCAGCCCCGAAACCACCGTCACCGAACTGGCGAAATTGATGCTAGCCGAGGACATCGGTTCGATTCCCATCGGAGAGAACGACCGGCTGATCGGAATGGTGACCGACCGCGACATTGTTTGCAAAGGACTGGCGGAGGATGGTTTCGACAGCCGCACAGCGACGGCGCGCGATGTCATGACGACCGGCATTCACTGCTGCCGCGAAGACGACGATCTGGCCAAGGCCATGCGGCACATGGAGGAACTGAAAATCCGCAGGTTGCCGGTGATCAACAAGAGTATGCGGATGGTAGGCATCCTCAGCGTCGGCGACGTCGGTCAGTCGGCGCCCAGGGAACTTGTGTCCGAATACGTCAAGAGCGTTTCCGCCCACCACTGA
- a CDS encoding contact-dependent growth inhibition system immunity protein, protein MTDEELRLAVEQGIALEWLVPLMLRRLAEDSFRAGDFFEGDLLTSLARIPSSYWTEHPAEKAVLATDVMTAAIADDRLPGMTRETQQAVADLRAASE, encoded by the coding sequence TTGACCGACGAGGAACTGCGGCTGGCTGTCGAACAAGGGATAGCTTTGGAATGGCTGGTCCCGCTCATGCTGCGACGCTTGGCGGAAGACTCATTTCGCGCCGGCGACTTCTTCGAAGGTGATCTGCTGACGAGCCTAGCCCGCATTCCCTCCAGCTACTGGACCGAACATCCAGCAGAGAAGGCAGTTCTTGCGACCGACGTCATGACAGCAGCCATTGCAGATGACCGATTGCCTGGCATGACCAGGGAAACACAACAGGCCGTCGCCGATCTTCGCGCGGCATCGGAGTAG
- a CDS encoding DUF4440 domain-containing protein, whose protein sequence is MTFKHYLLVVAVTSLCLGSAQAQSAKEAIEAANAEFVKAYNSKDAAGVASKYADDAAAFPPDMARVDGRQNIQKLWQGAIDMGISELTLTTLEVQESGDFAYESGTFSLKAPGKDSKLVDAVGKYVVVWKKGQDGSWKLYRDIWNSDPGK, encoded by the coding sequence ATGACTTTCAAGCATTATCTGCTCGTCGTTGCTGTCACGTCGCTCTGCCTTGGATCTGCCCAGGCTCAGTCTGCCAAAGAAGCCATTGAAGCCGCCAATGCCGAGTTCGTGAAGGCGTACAACAGTAAGGATGCGGCGGGGGTCGCATCGAAGTACGCGGATGATGCGGCCGCATTCCCGCCAGATATGGCGCGAGTCGACGGCCGGCAGAATATCCAAAAGCTATGGCAGGGCGCCATCGATATGGGCATATCAGAGCTGACGCTCACCACGCTTGAGGTCCAGGAAAGCGGAGATTTTGCATACGAGTCCGGGACTTTCTCCCTCAAGGCACCGGGCAAGGATTCGAAGCTGGTGGATGCCGTCGGGAAGTATGTGGTGGTCTGGAAGAAAGGACAGGACGGCAGCTGGAAGCTCTACCGGGACATATGGAACTCCGATCCCGGGAAATGA